From one Microlunatus sp. Gsoil 973 genomic stretch:
- a CDS encoding YbjN domain-containing protein codes for MTEDDAERSVRSALQSLALAWQRSGPGLYSVTLPGTRKLSTECALQVGSHHLDLRAFVARNPDENHERVYRWLLERNLRLYGIRFSLDSLGDIYLTARISRDAVTPAEIDRLLGAVADTADASFNTILELGFSESIRKEWAWRLARGESTANLAAFAHLAPPGAGKGRVDDAADDAGNTAEPADDR; via the coding sequence ATGACAGAAGACGACGCGGAACGGTCGGTCCGATCGGCGTTACAGTCGCTGGCTCTGGCCTGGCAGCGGTCCGGTCCCGGCCTGTACTCGGTGACCCTGCCCGGCACACGCAAACTGAGCACGGAGTGCGCGCTGCAGGTCGGATCGCACCACCTGGATCTGCGCGCCTTCGTCGCCCGCAATCCCGACGAGAACCACGAGCGGGTGTACCGGTGGCTGTTGGAACGCAACCTGCGGTTGTACGGGATCCGGTTCAGCCTCGACTCGCTCGGCGACATCTATCTGACCGCGCGGATCTCCAGGGACGCCGTGACCCCTGCCGAGATCGACCGTCTGCTCGGCGCGGTCGCGGACACCGCCGACGCGTCGTTCAACACCATCCTCGAGCTCGGTTTCTCCGAAAGTATTCGCAAGGAGTGGGCCTGGCGGCTGGCCCGCGGCGAATCCACCGCGAACCTGGCCGCGTTCGCCCATCTCGCCCCACCCGGAGCCGGGAAGGGCCGGGTCGACGACGCCGCGGACGATGCAGGCAACACCGCCGAGCCGGCAGACGACCGCTGA
- a CDS encoding ABC transporter substrate-binding protein yields MSGIRTKIITGCALLLALLAAGCGQQPSGGLQASPAPSGKGCTVKRLPLKNPGRFTVATDSPAYPPWFSDDNPNNQRGYESALIYATAKHLGFTADQVDWVDVPFNSAIAPGEKPFDVDINQVTITAERRQNVDLSAAYYTTYQAVITIEGDKLAGVTSLAELRGGKLGAQADSTSLAAITDVIRPTVPPEVLDTNGAGVKALEEQKIDGLVVDLPTAVQMTSGEVDGGLMVGRLPTPDGDPEQFGMVLDHGSKLTGCINQTLAALRDDGTIATLQGKWLDLEDVPQLKG; encoded by the coding sequence GTGTCGGGCATCAGGACCAAGATCATCACAGGTTGCGCGCTGCTTCTTGCGCTGCTGGCGGCCGGATGTGGTCAGCAGCCCAGCGGCGGGCTTCAGGCCAGCCCGGCTCCGTCGGGCAAGGGATGTACTGTCAAGCGGCTGCCGCTGAAGAATCCCGGGCGTTTCACGGTTGCCACCGACAGTCCCGCATACCCGCCGTGGTTCAGTGACGACAACCCCAACAACCAGAGGGGCTACGAGTCCGCACTGATCTATGCGACCGCCAAGCACCTCGGCTTCACAGCCGACCAGGTCGACTGGGTCGACGTACCGTTCAACTCCGCGATCGCTCCGGGAGAGAAGCCGTTCGACGTCGACATCAACCAGGTGACCATCACCGCCGAACGACGGCAGAACGTCGACCTGTCCGCCGCCTACTACACCACCTACCAGGCGGTGATCACGATCGAGGGCGACAAGCTCGCCGGAGTCACCAGCCTGGCCGAACTCCGTGGCGGCAAGCTCGGCGCACAGGCTGACAGCACCAGCCTCGCGGCGATCACGGACGTGATCAGACCGACGGTTCCGCCCGAGGTGCTGGACACCAACGGCGCCGGGGTGAAAGCCCTGGAGGAACAGAAGATCGACGGGCTGGTGGTCGACCTGCCGACGGCTGTGCAGATGACCTCCGGAGAGGTGGACGGCGGACTGATGGTCGGCAGGCTACCGACCCCCGACGGCGATCCGGAGCAGTTCGGCATGGTTCTTGATCACGGCAGCAAGCTCACCGGATGCATCAACCAGACTCTGGCCGCGCTGCGGGACGACGGCACGATCGCCACCCTGCAAGGAAAGTGGCTGGACCTGGAGGACGTCCCGCAGCTGAAGGGATGA
- a CDS encoding GTPase family protein, with translation MPSGSDWFSTEFRAQFDKQDGAIGRFNLAIFGKTGVGKSTLINAIFGEEVAETGIGAPVTKGSKIYIDRHGHLGIVDTAGLEVGKDDREILSELDKAMKQMRRQPLSDQIHLTWYCVRGMDRRFEDAEADFIRRLDKIGLPVILVLTQVPMRDGHYHPDAIALAEHIRSLGLPIADGRPYLTLAKEDSFTGARAHGLLEVLDASFRVAPEGVELALTTAQTIDQKRKALAAQRDIVLAAGSAATAAAVPIPFSDAAMLVPIQLGLMARIAHIYKIKVERAALMAIATTTAATQGGRAAFSGLIKMVPGAGTVAGGMIGAAVASSFTFALGQAWLVVCQQMASGQFMTGNGNVDTSAVRDAFLHEFRKRMAPIRRK, from the coding sequence ATGCCTTCCGGTTCCGACTGGTTCTCCACCGAGTTCCGTGCGCAGTTCGACAAGCAGGACGGCGCGATCGGGCGGTTCAACCTGGCGATCTTCGGGAAGACGGGGGTCGGGAAGTCGACGTTGATCAACGCCATCTTCGGCGAGGAGGTTGCGGAGACCGGCATCGGTGCCCCGGTCACCAAAGGCAGCAAGATCTACATCGACCGGCACGGACATCTCGGCATCGTCGACACCGCCGGCCTGGAGGTCGGCAAGGACGACAGGGAGATCCTGTCCGAATTGGACAAGGCGATGAAGCAGATGCGTCGCCAGCCGCTCAGCGATCAGATCCACCTGACCTGGTACTGCGTTCGCGGCATGGACCGCCGGTTCGAGGACGCCGAGGCGGACTTCATCCGGCGGCTGGACAAGATCGGCCTGCCGGTCATCCTGGTGCTCACCCAGGTGCCGATGCGGGACGGGCACTATCATCCGGACGCCATCGCCCTCGCCGAGCACATCCGATCACTCGGTCTGCCGATCGCCGACGGGCGGCCGTACCTGACCCTGGCCAAGGAGGATTCGTTCACCGGTGCTCGCGCACACGGTCTGCTGGAGGTTCTCGATGCCTCCTTTCGCGTTGCTCCGGAGGGAGTGGAACTCGCCCTCACCACCGCCCAGACCATCGACCAGAAGCGCAAGGCGTTGGCGGCGCAGCGCGACATAGTGCTGGCGGCCGGCAGCGCCGCGACCGCCGCCGCAGTGCCCATCCCCTTCTCCGACGCTGCGATGCTGGTTCCGATCCAGCTCGGGTTGATGGCCCGCATCGCCCACATCTACAAGATCAAGGTCGAACGGGCAGCTTTGATGGCGATCGCCACAACGACAGCGGCCACCCAGGGTGGCCGGGCGGCCTTCAGCGGCTTGATCAAGATGGTGCCCGGCGCCGGAACGGTGGCCGGCGGGATGATCGGCGCCGCGGTCGCGTCATCGTTCACCTTCGCGTTGGGCCAGGCCTGGCTGGTGGTCTGCCAGCAGATGGCGTCGGGCCAGTTCATGACGGGCAACGGAAACGTGGACACCAGTGCGGTGCGGGACGCCTTCCTGCACGAGTTCCGGAAGCGGATGGCGCCGATCCGCCGGAAGTGA
- a CDS encoding PHP domain-containing protein: protein MTLPADAHVHSEWSWDTGGPGSDAAGTMRRTCRRAVRIGLPAVIFTEHLDFDGWMIDREDVAEQQQSLITDSGRLEPPPLDVDGYRESIDRCRHEFGELRILTGVEYGQPHLFDDQAAVLVDLASFDRVNGSLHTCLIGDDRAEPFTLYRRWPAEKVITEYLAEVPRMVAGSDNFACFTHIDYPVRYWTAEVEGPFDPRRFEEEFRSAMRAIAESGRALELNTQRLWSWIPQWWAEEGGRAISFGSDDHETLTLARGLPEAAVMAEHYGFRPGRRPEDFWTR from the coding sequence ATGACCCTCCCCGCCGACGCACATGTGCACAGCGAATGGTCCTGGGACACCGGTGGCCCCGGCTCCGACGCGGCCGGCACCATGCGGCGGACCTGCCGACGCGCGGTGCGGATCGGGCTCCCGGCGGTGATCTTCACCGAACATCTCGACTTCGACGGCTGGATGATCGATCGCGAGGACGTCGCCGAGCAGCAACAGTCGTTGATCACCGACTCCGGCCGGCTGGAACCGCCGCCGCTCGACGTCGACGGCTATCGGGAGTCGATCGACCGCTGCCGCCACGAGTTCGGCGAACTCCGGATCCTTACCGGGGTCGAGTACGGCCAGCCGCACCTCTTCGATGATCAGGCCGCCGTGCTTGTCGATCTTGCGTCGTTCGACCGGGTGAACGGCTCGCTGCACACCTGTCTGATCGGCGACGATCGGGCGGAACCGTTCACCCTCTACCGTCGCTGGCCGGCCGAGAAGGTGATCACCGAGTATCTGGCCGAGGTGCCGCGGATGGTCGCCGGCTCCGACAACTTCGCCTGTTTCACCCACATCGACTACCCCGTGCGTTACTGGACGGCGGAGGTCGAAGGCCCGTTCGACCCGCGACGCTTCGAGGAGGAGTTCCGGTCGGCGATGCGGGCGATCGCCGAGAGCGGCCGGGCGCTGGAGCTGAACACCCAGCGGCTGTGGTCCTGGATCCCGCAGTGGTGGGCCGAGGAGGGTGGCCGGGCGATCTCGTTCGGCAGCGACGACCACGAGACCCTGACCCTGGCCCGTGGCCTGCCCGAGGCGGCAGTCATGGCCGAGCACTACGGCTTCCGGCCGGGTCGACGACCGGAGGATTTCTGGACCCGCTGA
- a CDS encoding 2-hydroxyacid dehydrogenase, which translates to MTVVTCLSPYTVDQVKTLVGTAEIEVRLVPDPPAPTAVRQAVVGADVIIGDVRAKHRLDRDTLAAVGSCRLIQQPAVGYDSIDVTAAAEFGIPVANAGGYNAETVADWVVMAALNLLRNGARRDASMHAGAYDRSFERSHELSAMTVGIVGLGNIGRAVAHRLAGFGSTVLGHDPVVAQPVPGVRQVSLDDLLAGSTIITIHAPLTEVTRHLINPATIDLLRPDAMIINASRGPLIDEVALIDALRTGRIGGAALDVYEAEPLATDSALRTFDNVFLTPHIAGDSLESRRRLQELVADNLRRVLLHGEPPHHVVNAALPATAN; encoded by the coding sequence ATGACCGTAGTCACGTGTCTCAGCCCGTACACCGTGGACCAGGTGAAGACCCTGGTCGGTACAGCCGAGATCGAGGTCCGCCTGGTGCCGGATCCACCCGCGCCGACCGCCGTGCGCCAGGCGGTCGTCGGCGCGGACGTGATCATCGGCGATGTCCGAGCCAAGCACCGGCTGGACCGGGACACGCTGGCCGCGGTCGGGTCGTGCCGGCTGATCCAGCAGCCGGCGGTCGGCTACGACTCCATCGACGTCACGGCCGCTGCCGAGTTCGGCATCCCGGTGGCCAACGCCGGCGGCTACAACGCCGAGACAGTGGCCGACTGGGTGGTGATGGCGGCACTCAATCTGCTGCGCAACGGTGCCCGGCGGGACGCGTCCATGCACGCCGGAGCCTACGACCGGTCGTTCGAACGCTCCCACGAGCTGTCGGCGATGACCGTCGGCATCGTCGGCCTGGGAAACATCGGCAGGGCCGTTGCCCACCGGTTGGCCGGCTTCGGGTCGACGGTGCTGGGTCACGACCCGGTCGTCGCCCAGCCTGTTCCGGGCGTACGACAGGTCTCGCTGGACGACCTCCTCGCCGGATCGACGATCATCACCATCCATGCTCCGCTGACCGAGGTCACTCGGCATCTGATCAATCCGGCGACGATCGACCTGCTGCGGCCCGATGCGATGATCATCAACGCCAGCCGCGGTCCGCTGATCGACGAGGTGGCGTTGATCGACGCCCTGCGTACCGGCCGGATCGGTGGTGCCGCCCTCGACGTCTACGAGGCAGAGCCGCTGGCGACCGACTCCGCATTGCGCACCTTCGACAACGTCTTCCTGACGCCGCACATCGCGGGAGACAGTCTCGAGTCGCGGCGGCGGCTGCAGGAACTGGTCGCCGACAATCTGCGACGGGTGCTGTTGCACGGCGAACCGCCCCATCACGTCGTCAACGCCGCCCTGCCCGCCACCGCGAACTGA
- a CDS encoding HpcH/HpaI aldolase/citrate lyase family protein: MTLRELLDTGQPTLGGWLSIPSAFSAELMGRSGFDWVCIDTQHGLIGYDQMALMLQALSITGTPALVRVPWNGPEHIMKALDAGAQGVIVPMINNADDARMVVQTVKYPPVGTRSWGPIRASLDVVGYSAESANANTLVIVMIETRDGVQNLDEILSVPGVDAVYVGPMDLALAHGITPALNVTDERHEQLIRMILDGCRRHGVTAGIHCDSVETIGRWWDIGYRMCTLASDAGLMRAAATQAVQAAARHPLRTAPVVDQHPTSAGYA, translated from the coding sequence ATGACGCTGCGCGAGCTGCTGGACACCGGGCAACCGACGTTGGGCGGATGGTTGTCGATCCCGAGCGCCTTCAGCGCCGAGCTGATGGGCCGATCCGGGTTCGACTGGGTCTGCATCGATACCCAGCACGGTCTGATCGGCTACGACCAGATGGCGCTGATGCTGCAGGCGTTGAGCATCACCGGCACCCCGGCCCTGGTACGGGTCCCCTGGAACGGCCCGGAACACATCATGAAGGCGCTGGACGCCGGCGCCCAGGGTGTGATCGTTCCGATGATCAACAACGCCGACGACGCGCGCATGGTTGTCCAGACGGTCAAGTATCCGCCGGTCGGGACCCGAAGCTGGGGGCCGATCCGCGCCTCGCTTGACGTCGTCGGCTACAGCGCCGAATCGGCGAACGCCAACACGCTGGTCATCGTCATGATCGAAACCAGGGACGGGGTGCAGAACCTCGACGAGATCCTCAGCGTTCCCGGGGTCGACGCCGTCTACGTCGGCCCGATGGACCTCGCGCTGGCCCACGGCATCACTCCGGCGCTCAATGTCACCGACGAGCGGCACGAGCAGTTGATCAGGATGATCCTGGACGGCTGCCGGCGACACGGTGTGACGGCCGGGATCCACTGCGACAGTGTGGAAACCATCGGCCGCTGGTGGGACATCGGCTACCGGATGTGCACGCTGGCCTCCGACGCCGGCCTGATGCGCGCTGCCGCGACACAGGCGGTCCAGGCCGCCGCCCGACACCCGCTGCGCACCGCGCCCGTTGTCGATCAACATCCCACCAGCGCCGGCTACGCCTGA
- a CDS encoding Gfo/Idh/MocA family protein: MTESSTNQIPLPARIGLLGCGAVSHQYLPNLLRLPALRVAAVSDVDADAAAKVAEQYDVPAVSVNALLADPEIDLAVNLTPISYHAAVTRDALNAGKHVYSEKSLATTVGEAKELLALARSNELVIGGAPDTLLGTAFQAARRELSDGGLGRPLTAVATMLRNRVPRSAYFSDHQALFDMAPYYISALVTLFGPVREVSGYLEYDRVEAAESPVAVGVSGVLRFDSGVTSSLVLNWNSAYRSEIPVLDVYTESGVLRCANPNNFGDPAFVRDHDDPAGQWREIPGSRQPADHPRNLRGLGVAEMAEALAAGRPPRASGELACHVVDVIESLVNAAQAGSSVTLTSTCHQPEPLSDDERKHLDPGTPA; this comes from the coding sequence ATGACAGAGTCCAGCACCAACCAGATCCCCCTCCCCGCCAGGATCGGACTGCTCGGCTGCGGCGCGGTCAGCCACCAGTACCTTCCCAATCTGCTCCGGTTGCCTGCGTTGCGGGTCGCTGCGGTCAGCGACGTCGACGCCGACGCCGCGGCCAAGGTCGCCGAGCAGTACGACGTCCCCGCAGTCAGCGTCAACGCACTGCTGGCCGACCCGGAGATCGACCTTGCGGTCAATCTGACCCCGATCAGCTACCACGCCGCAGTGACCCGCGATGCGCTGAACGCGGGCAAGCACGTGTATTCGGAGAAGTCGCTGGCGACCACGGTCGGTGAGGCCAAGGAGCTACTGGCGCTGGCCAGATCCAACGAACTGGTGATCGGCGGGGCGCCGGACACCCTGCTGGGCACCGCATTCCAGGCAGCCAGGCGGGAACTGTCGGACGGCGGTCTGGGTCGACCACTGACGGCGGTGGCCACGATGTTGCGCAACAGGGTGCCCCGATCCGCGTACTTCAGTGATCACCAGGCGCTGTTCGACATGGCCCCTTACTACATCAGCGCACTGGTGACCTTGTTCGGCCCGGTCCGCGAGGTCTCCGGATATCTTGAGTACGACCGGGTCGAGGCGGCCGAAAGCCCGGTCGCGGTCGGTGTGTCGGGTGTGCTCCGTTTCGACTCCGGTGTCACCTCGAGCCTGGTACTGAACTGGAATTCGGCGTATCGCTCGGAGATCCCGGTACTCGACGTCTACACCGAATCGGGCGTGCTGCGTTGTGCCAACCCGAACAACTTCGGAGATCCGGCCTTCGTCCGCGACCACGACGACCCGGCAGGCCAGTGGCGCGAGATCCCCGGCAGCCGACAGCCGGCGGATCACCCGAGGAACCTCCGCGGCCTCGGCGTGGCGGAGATGGCCGAGGCGCTCGCCGCCGGCCGGCCGCCGCGGGCCTCCGGTGAACTCGCCTGTCACGTGGTGGATGTGATCGAGAGCCTGGTCAACGCCGCCCAGGCCGGCAGCAGCGTGACGCTGACCAGCACCTGCCACCAGCCCGAACCACTCTCCGACGACGAACGTAAACACCTCGATCCCGGCACACCGGCCTGA
- a CDS encoding TIM barrel protein — MSSPTSPLPAIRERRGADRIAGLEPAPGYLGADFWDPGQRKQQVQTARRAAQVSHQLGLTEIYVAAGGFNTTTRSGRTRRDAVAHSGPDDSLTDEQFAELAETMQAVGRATLEHGVRACYHNHGGTFIEREDEIERLLAATDPQVLFLGPDTGHLAWAGIDAVEFARRHGRRIKTMHLKDVDPQVQAKGAAEGWDYSTFEQNAIWTEVGTGGIDFGALFGVLSDNDFDGWLIVETDVAQLAGPAESAKVSRDTLRGLGI, encoded by the coding sequence ATGTCCTCGCCGACATCGCCGCTGCCGGCTATCAGGGAGCGCCGTGGGGCGGACCGGATCGCAGGACTGGAACCGGCTCCGGGCTACCTCGGCGCCGACTTCTGGGACCCGGGTCAACGGAAACAGCAGGTGCAGACGGCCCGCCGAGCAGCACAGGTGTCGCACCAACTCGGGCTGACCGAGATCTATGTCGCCGCGGGCGGCTTCAACACCACGACCCGATCGGGGCGGACGCGCCGCGACGCCGTCGCCCACAGCGGTCCGGACGACTCGCTGACCGACGAGCAGTTCGCGGAGCTCGCCGAAACAATGCAGGCCGTCGGCCGAGCGACGCTGGAACATGGCGTCCGGGCCTGCTACCACAACCACGGCGGCACGTTCATCGAGCGGGAGGACGAGATCGAACGACTCCTGGCGGCCACCGATCCCCAGGTGCTCTTCCTCGGGCCGGACACCGGACACCTGGCCTGGGCAGGAATCGACGCCGTGGAGTTCGCCCGGCGGCACGGACGCCGGATCAAGACCATGCATCTGAAGGATGTCGATCCGCAGGTGCAGGCCAAGGGCGCTGCAGAGGGCTGGGACTACTCAACCTTCGAGCAGAACGCGATCTGGACCGAGGTCGGCACCGGTGGGATCGACTTCGGCGCCCTGTTCGGGGTGCTGTCCGACAACGACTTCGACGGTTGGCTGATCGTCGAGACCGACGTCGCCCAGTTGGCCGGGCCGGCCGAGAGCGCGAAGGTCAGCCGGGACACCCTGCGTGGTCTCGGGATCTGA
- a CDS encoding alcohol dehydrogenase catalytic domain-containing protein, which yields MVSGSEQRMQALTITADGPGVADLPEPEPYGSDLLVDGLLLGVCGTDRGLIARGPQRPPTGQQHLVLGHESLGRVRQAPVGSRFTSGDLVTALVRRPDRVPCAACAAGELDLCDNGLFVERGIRGQDGYGAERYLLDEEYAVPVGRLGLLGVLIEPTSIVAKAWERIDASARRTTGRALIFGAGPIGLLAALLAQHRGYQVHIVDQVVDGPKVEQSTALGATYHRGSDDLTGTFDAIVECSGAFTAAAVNLLSRGGAACYVAHAGADASDPAGRNDARDTRALSGMLIGGNQSIFGIHSSGAAHFAAAQQELEGTDPGWLRGLITGISTLQDFRSALATGPDVIKTVIRLSEDVADDLSGLESTPVQGGWASIKRTDR from the coding sequence GTGGTCTCGGGATCTGAGCAGCGGATGCAGGCGCTGACCATCACCGCCGACGGGCCGGGTGTCGCCGACTTGCCCGAACCGGAGCCGTACGGTTCGGACCTGCTGGTCGACGGACTGCTGCTCGGTGTCTGCGGAACCGATCGCGGACTGATCGCCCGCGGTCCCCAGCGGCCGCCGACCGGTCAGCAGCATCTCGTGCTCGGCCACGAGTCGCTCGGCCGGGTCCGGCAGGCGCCGGTGGGCTCCCGGTTCACCTCCGGGGACCTGGTGACCGCACTGGTACGCCGACCCGACCGGGTGCCCTGCGCCGCCTGCGCCGCAGGCGAACTGGATCTGTGTGACAACGGCCTGTTCGTCGAGCGCGGAATCCGCGGGCAGGACGGCTACGGCGCCGAGCGCTACCTGCTCGACGAGGAGTACGCCGTACCGGTCGGTCGTCTCGGGCTGCTCGGCGTCCTCATCGAGCCGACGAGCATCGTTGCCAAGGCCTGGGAGCGGATCGACGCCTCGGCCCGGAGGACCACGGGGCGGGCCCTGATCTTCGGTGCAGGCCCGATCGGCCTGCTGGCCGCCCTGCTGGCACAGCACCGCGGCTACCAGGTACATATCGTCGATCAGGTCGTGGACGGGCCGAAAGTCGAACAGAGCACCGCGCTCGGCGCGACCTACCATCGTGGTTCGGACGACCTGACCGGGACGTTCGATGCCATCGTCGAGTGCAGCGGCGCGTTCACTGCCGCTGCTGTCAACCTCCTGTCACGCGGCGGTGCAGCCTGTTATGTCGCGCACGCCGGCGCCGACGCCTCTGACCCGGCGGGTCGCAATGACGCCCGGGACACCCGCGCACTGAGCGGAATGCTGATCGGGGGCAACCAGTCGATCTTCGGGATCCACAGTTCCGGCGCAGCTCATTTTGCTGCTGCCCAACAGGAGTTGGAGGGAACCGACCCGGGCTGGCTTCGTGGCTTGATCACCGGAATCTCAACCCTGCAAGACTTCCGGTCGGCACTGGCGACCGGGCCGGATGTGATCAAGACCGTGATCCGGTTGTCCGAGGACGTGGCCGATGATCTGTCGGGTCTTGAGTCGACGCCGGTCCAGGGTGGCTGGGCGTCAATCAAGCGCACCGATCGGTGA
- a CDS encoding BadF/BadG/BcrA/BcrD ATPase family protein: MITADRLPFVVAIDGGGTHTRVGCFGVDGTLLGAAFGGGGSPNHNHDAKEQVATTISGAISDGGLDPAAALAVGAGVAGFGFGARPQDAEAFLDLPGADCPKVLVNDAVIAHRGALLGRPGVIVVAGTGSMILGITKSGEQIPSGSLEHYAGGARHLVFDAIRRILLGQSEVHDGELLRAVLQHWQVTSIGELRRAIVDQAEIDRNEVKRKYGALAPVITDAVGSSPLAAASVGWLATRTADGVRLLGPLIGTDPVPVALIGSLATATGFADRFQGEIDSGVERETGRHDPMITVVPAALDPLRGAALMAYELAGLTVDDALIDRLGDGEDVRSQPLPA, encoded by the coding sequence GTGATCACTGCTGACCGGCTCCCGTTCGTCGTCGCCATCGATGGTGGTGGAACCCACACCAGGGTGGGCTGTTTCGGCGTCGACGGGACGTTGCTGGGAGCGGCGTTCGGCGGGGGCGGCAGCCCGAATCACAATCACGACGCCAAGGAGCAGGTGGCGACGACCATCAGCGGAGCGATCAGCGACGGCGGACTCGACCCGGCGGCAGCGTTGGCCGTCGGCGCCGGTGTGGCTGGTTTCGGGTTCGGCGCGCGGCCCCAGGATGCCGAGGCATTCCTTGATCTTCCCGGAGCCGATTGTCCGAAGGTGTTGGTCAACGATGCGGTGATCGCACACCGCGGTGCGTTGCTCGGCCGTCCCGGCGTGATCGTGGTCGCGGGAACCGGATCGATGATTCTCGGCATCACGAAGTCCGGCGAGCAGATCCCGAGCGGGAGTCTGGAGCACTACGCCGGCGGCGCCCGCCACCTCGTCTTCGATGCCATCCGGCGCATCCTGCTCGGGCAGTCCGAGGTCCACGACGGCGAACTGCTGCGCGCGGTTCTGCAGCACTGGCAGGTCACCTCGATCGGCGAGCTGAGGCGGGCGATCGTCGATCAGGCGGAGATCGATCGCAACGAGGTGAAGCGCAAGTACGGTGCCCTGGCTCCGGTGATCACCGACGCGGTGGGCAGCTCGCCACTTGCGGCAGCGTCGGTCGGTTGGTTGGCCACGCGGACCGCGGACGGCGTCCGATTGTTGGGCCCGTTGATCGGCACGGACCCGGTGCCGGTGGCACTGATCGGTTCACTCGCGACGGCGACCGGCTTCGCCGACCGTTTCCAGGGTGAGATCGACAGTGGGGTCGAACGCGAGACCGGACGGCACGATCCGATGATCACTGTCGTACCTGCCGCTCTGGATCCGCTGCGCGGCGCCGCACTGATGGCGTACGAACTGGCGGGCCTGACAGTGGACGACGCATTGATCGACAGGCTCGGTGATGGCGAGGACGTCAGGTCCCAGCCGCTGCCCGCATGA
- a CDS encoding GtrA family protein, with translation MLPRLLKWIPETAIGFAMIGLTGFFIDIGVLTLLHGALDLPYALAVTLGYGTASVANFFLNRWLNFQMHGNIAKQSGRQAVVAISNYVIWILGFSTVLETIGVQYQVSRIISACVEGIYLYVMMRIWVFPAREQLELVAREGRPALEPAEDDRLAS, from the coding sequence TTGTTGCCGCGCTTGCTGAAGTGGATACCGGAGACGGCCATCGGCTTCGCGATGATCGGGCTCACCGGCTTCTTCATCGACATCGGCGTGCTCACCCTGCTGCACGGGGCCCTCGACCTGCCGTACGCGCTCGCGGTCACCCTGGGCTACGGGACGGCCAGTGTCGCCAACTTCTTCCTGAACCGCTGGCTGAACTTCCAGATGCACGGCAACATCGCCAAGCAGTCGGGCCGTCAGGCCGTGGTGGCGATCAGCAACTACGTGATCTGGATCCTCGGCTTCTCCACGGTGCTGGAGACGATCGGCGTGCAGTACCAGGTCTCCCGGATCATCTCCGCCTGCGTCGAGGGCATCTACCTGTACGTGATGATGCGGATCTGGGTGTTCCCAGCCCGAGAGCAACTCGAACTGGTCGCCCGCGAAGGCCGGCCGGCCCTGGAACCTGCCGAGGACGACCGCCTCGCCTCCTGA
- a CDS encoding ClpX C4-type zinc finger protein yields MMETVSRCSFCVKEESEVDKMVAGPGVYICNECVDLCGRIMAEGHPGEPSEVPYWEQMNDEELLAALPRIASVATQVEDNLHVWVDRARSRGISWAKIGQALGMARQSAWERFAAEA; encoded by the coding sequence ATGATGGAGACAGTCAGCCGCTGTTCGTTCTGCGTTAAGGAGGAGTCGGAGGTCGACAAGATGGTCGCCGGACCAGGCGTGTACATCTGCAATGAATGCGTCGACCTCTGCGGCCGGATCATGGCCGAAGGACATCCCGGAGAGCCGTCGGAGGTGCCGTACTGGGAGCAGATGAATGATGAGGAACTGCTGGCAGCCCTGCCGCGCATCGCCTCGGTCGCCACCCAGGTCGAGGACAACCTGCATGTATGGGTGGACCGGGCGCGATCGCGTGGGATCAGCTGGGCCAAGATCGGGCAGGCGCTGGGAATGGCCCGGCAGTCAGCGTGGGAACGATTCGCCGCCGAGGCCTGA